In Lactobacillus xylocopicola, the genomic stretch TTAAAATGGGGTAGAGGGTTGACCCACCCATCATTACCGCATACATAGTAATACTAATAATCGTTGCTAACGCTGTATTGCGATTTTTCAAAACTCGAATATTTAAAAAAGGCTCTGGTAGTCTTAGTTGTCGTCTAATGAAGAAGAAATTGCATAGCACTCCTAATAAAAGTGGAACCACAATAAGCAGCAAGTTCTTACTTGTCAGGTTTCCTAAACTGAGTAAAATACCACTCATTCCTGAACTACACCAAATAAAAGACCAATAATCAAATTTTATTTTCACGTCATCTTTTTCAGACTTAACAGTGATTAGTGCCAGCATAATAATTGCCAGCGCAATTACCACTGTAAACAAAAAAATACTCCGCCACCCCCAATGGTCAACCAGTAAGCCCGTTAGTGTGGGTGAAATCACTGGGGCTGCTCCAGCTGCCAAACCAAAAATCCCCATGACTCTTCCCTGTCGCTCCTGCGGGTAACGTGTCAACACAACCACTTGGGTTAAAGACAAAATAGTGCCGCTGCCCAATGCCTGTAAAACTCTACCAACCAGTAATACAGCAAAACTTTGCGTAAGCGCGTCAATAAGTGCTCCCACCGTAAACAATAGCATCGTTGTCAAAAAAATTTTTCTAATCGAGTAACGCTTAATAATATAAGCTGTTGCCGGAATCATTATCCCCATCGTCAAACTGAACGCACTGGTTAGCCACTGCGCCTTGGTCGCAGTTAAGTTCATTGCTGTCATTATCTTAGGCAATGCCGTTGTTAACGACGTTTGCAGCAGCGAGGTCAAAACCGCACCGCCTAAGAGTGTCCCAAATAGCCAATTCATTTTTTTAGTCACAATAGTTTACCCCTATTTCTTAAATTAATATAAAAAATAGTATGACCTCTTAAATTTTGCCAAACAACCAGCAATATAACCCAAACTGTTGGGTAACTTATTAATAAAATGAATTAGTCAAAGTAAGTGCAGTAAAATGGCGTATAATCATTAAGTAATAATAGTTGCAAAGAAGGAATTAAACTAATGAGCATACCTAAAAGAAGCGAAGTTCCAGATGAACTTAAATGGGACCTTACCCGGGTCTTCAAAGCCGACCAGGACTGGGAGGATGAATATCACCGCCTTAAGCAGGCCATACAGCAGTTGACTGACTTGAAGGCTGACTTCACCGCCTCAGGACGTAACTTATATGAGGGCTTAAGTCAGATTCTAGCCGTCAGTCGGCAACTAGAGCAGGTCTACGTCTATGCCTCCATGTCCAGTGACGTTGACACCAGTAATGCCCACTACTTGGGTTATGTAGCCCGCGCCCAAACGATCGCAAGCCAACTAGAGGCGGCTACCGCCTTCATGAATCCAGCCATCCTAAGCCTCACCCCAGCAGAACTGGCACAATTCAAACAGGACGAACCACGCCTGGAAAATTATGACCACTTACTAGAGCAAATCATGCGCCAGCGCCCGCACACGTTATCAGCTCAGGAAGAAAAACTGATCGCTGATGCAGGCGAAGCCATGTCGTCAGCCGAGAATACTTATAACGTACTAACCAACTCGGATATGGAATACGGTTACGTGCAAAATGACGACGGCGAGATGGTGCAGCTATCTGATGGGCTCTACTCCCTACTGGTTCAATCGCAACAACGGCAAGTGCGCCAAGATGCTTTTGATTCAATGTATGCTACTTATGACCAATTCAAAAACTCCCTGGCTTCAACCCTGGCTGGAGCCGTTAAGGCCCACAATTACAACGCCCGGGTCCATGACTATGACTCAGCTCGAGCTGCAGCTTTGCACGAAAACAACGTGCCAACAGTTGTCTATGACACGCTCATCAAGGAAGTGGATCAGCACCTCAACTTACTCCACGAATATGTGGAATTGCGCAAGCAAATTCTCGGTGTGGAGCAATTACAGATGTGGGACATGTATGTGCCACTGACGGGCAAGCCCGCTCTCTCCTACACCTTTGACCAGGCTAAAACAGAAGCCAAAAAAGCACTGCAACCGCTTGGTACCGACTACCTAAAGCACGTCGACTACTTATTCAATAACCGCGTGCTTGACGTGGTAGAATCACAGGGTAAGGCAACCGGTGCATACTCTGGCGGTTCTTACGACACTGACGCCTACGAGCTACTCAACTGGGAAGATAACGTGGACTCACTCTATACCCTAGTCCACGAGACCGGCCACTCCGTCCATAGCATGTATACCCGGGAAAGTCAGCCTTACGTCTACGGTGACTATCCCATCTTCGTAGCTGAAATCGCCTCAACCACGAATGAAAACATTTTGACGGAATACTTCCTCGACCACATTACCGACCCCAAGACTCGGGCCTTTATCCTTAACTATTACCTTGATTCCTTCAAGGGCACTCTGTTTAGACAGGCCCAGTTTGCCGAGTTCGAGCAGGCCATCCATGAACTGGACGCACAGGGTGAACCACTGACAACCGACCAACTTGATAACCTCTATGGTGACTTGAATCAGCGCTACTACGGTTCTACTGTTGAACCTGGCAGTGCCATTGCTAAGGAGTGGGCCCGCGTGCCGCACTTCTACTATAACTTTTACGTTTACCAGTATGCCACTGGCTTTGCAGCGGCCACCGCCCTAGCCAACAATGTGGTGCACGGAACGGCCAACCAGAAGGCAGCCTACATCAACTTCCTCAAGTCTGGTTCTAGTGACTATCCCACTGAAATTATGAAGACGGCCGGCGTCGATATGACCCAACCAGCTTACTTGGAGGAGGCTTTCACCACCTTTACCAAGCGCTTGGCGGAATTTAAGGAGATTGTTCAAAATAACTTCAAGTAACAAAAAAGCCCAACAAATTAGCTACTAAGAAAGGCAAACACTATTGAACCCTTGCACTAACCAACTACTAGAGCGCTATTTAGACTCTAACGGTAGAGTGAAGGCTTGGCCCGGCAAGGCCAAGAAGCGGCTACTGGTCTTGGCTTATTTGGCCTCTAAATTTGAACCGAACACGAAGTATTCAGAACAGGAAGTTAACGCCATTTTAATGCCATTAATTGAAGATTACGTAACCAGACGACGTGACCTAATTGAATATCATTTCTTAAGTAGAACTGCTGACGGCAGCCAGTATTGGCTAAATATGGCTTCTACCAACAGCTGATTTCAAAGCAAAAAAGGGAATATACCATGTTAACCGGTATACTCCCTTTTTTAGTTTTTTGATGTTTAAGCATATTCCTGCCAGAAGCGCAGTGCTAACTTCTGGTAAAGCGTGCAGCCAGCCAGATAATCAGCAATAGCTACGAATTCATTGGGTTCATGATCCGTTGTCCCTGCAGCAGGACCCAGAATAATAATGGGAAAGGCACCTGCTTGAACATATTCAGAAGCATCAGTTGCACCATTGCCGGCAGTAAGTTCACATAGCCGCCCCACATCCTGGCGAACTACTTCTTGGGCAAGCCGGGCCAACTTAGTGGCTGACTGGTCAGGGAGCGGCACCTCTGGAAAACTATAGCGAATTGCTAGCTGAGCTCCTTGATTATTAAGGTCAGCAATCAGTTCTGCCAGTTCAGTATAGATCTGCTCGTTGTCATAGACCGGCGTTGTTCGGACGTTGCCCGATAACCACGCACTGGCTGGCACCGAATTAATCTGGTCACCGCCGTGAATCTGGCTGATTACATGAGTCAAGGAGCCTAGAACGGGATCCTGTTTCTTATGACTGTCCATCAGTTCCTGGGCACTCAACGCAAAATCCATAAGTGGCATAATGGCATTCTGACCCTTATCTGGAGTTGAGGAGTGAACACAGACTCCCTTAGAAGTTACATAGTAATCAATCACACCTTTATGGGTCACGCGAATATTGAAATGCGATGGCTCACCAATTACCAGACCGTCTAAATCACTGGCATAGCCTTCCTTGACCAGTTGAGCTGCGCCATACTCACCCGTTTCTTCACCAACTGAGGCTAACAGGCGAAGCCGCCCCGGCAAAGGCTGCTTGCTATCCAAGAGGTCCAGCATCCCAACTACCATCGCGGCCAGACCTGACTTCATGTCACTAGTCCCGCGGCCAAAGAGTTGGCCATCTTTGATGGTAGGGCTAAAGGGTGGTGTCCGCCAACTAGCTAAATCACCTGCCGCAACTACGTCTTCATGGCCCGAAAAACCCAACAAGGGTCCTTGTTCACCCATTGTGACAACCAAGTTGTCGCGCCCTGGGGCATAGGTTACCCGTTCTAGCTTGACGGGATACCCTTTAAATAAGTCGCTCAGGTAGTCGGCCACCAGACTTTCATGGTCATTAGTCGACTCAATCCTGATTAAGTCAGCCAGTATTTTTACCGCACGCTCTTGTTCCACTGTCCTGCCTCTTTTCTATGCTTCCAATATCTTAGCCAAAAAGTCTTGTGCCCGTTCAGTCTGGGGCCGCTCAAAAAAGTCCCGCGGGCTCGCCTGCTCCTGAATATAACCATCCGCCATGAACCAGACCTCATCGGCCACACTTTTGGCAAAGCCCATCTCATGTGTAACGACCACCATCGTCATCCCCTTGTGGGCCAAATCCTGCATTACCTTAAGAACTTCGCCAACCATTTCGGGGTCAAGCGCACTAGTGGGTTCATCAAAGAGCATCACTTCCGGATTCATCGCAAGTGCCCGGGCAATTGCTACCCGTTGCTGTTGGCCACCAGACAAACTAGCAGGAAACTCCTGCGCCTTATCACTCAGACCCACTTGCGCTAGCAGCCTTTTCCCCTTAGCTGTTGCCTCGTCATCACTGCTATTCTTCACCTTCAGGGGTGCCAATTTAATATTTTCGATGATGTTCATATGCGGGAATAAGTTGAACTGCTGAAAAACCATCCCCATTTTTTCGCGTAGTTGGTCGAGTTGGTCTTCGCTCAAAGCGGTTAAATCGGTGCCTTCAAATAAAACATGCCCCGCCGAAGGCTGGTCCAACATGTTTAAACACCGTAAAAAAGTACTCTTACCAGCTCCTGATGGTCCCACCAGGCAAATGACCTGACCTTCATTCACGGTTGCACTAATATCTTTTAGAACATCATTCTTACCAAAGGTCTTGGTCAGGTGTTCAACTTCTATAACTGCCTTCTTAGTCATGGTCCATTTTCCTTTCAAAGTGTTTCATCAGAGTAGATAAGCTAAATGTAATAATAAAGTAGAGCACCATCGTAATTACCAGTGGCATTACCCCGCGGTAAGTATCAGCCTGGACAACTCGTGATTGATAAATTAGATCCGTGACTCCGATGACCGAGACAATTGAACTTTCCTTGATTAGTGAAACAAACTCATTGCCTAAAGCTGGCCAAATATTTTTCATAGCCTGCGGCATAATGACGTAACGCATGGTCTTTTTTCGCGATAGGCCAAGTGAACGCGCCGCTTCAGTCTGCCCCTTCGCAATTGAATTAATCCCCGACCGAATGACTTCAGCCACATAAGCCGCGGAATTGAGCGCTACTGCAATAATTCCCGAGAGTAACGCCGGAATGTTAACTAGCAGACCCAAGCCAAAGTAAATAAAGAGCAGTTGCACCATGAGTGGTGTGCCTCGAACAAATTCAATGTAGGCCGTTGCGACAGCATGAATCAAGTGATTATGACTGAGCCGCATCAGTGCCAATAAGGCGCCTAACAAGAAGCCAAAGAAAACCGCAATGGCCGAAATAAAGAGGGTGTAGCCCACTCCAGCAATGAAGAAGTCTTTATAGGCCCACATGGAGTTGGACGTCTTAGACTTGCTGTCGGCCAAATATTTGCCCGCCTGTGGTAAGTATTGCTTGTTGATTAAATTTTGCTGTTTAATTTCAGCAATCGACTTGTTGGCTGCCTTAACCAGACTCTGCGCCCCCTTGTGAAAGGCAATCGCTGATCCGTTGGAGTCAACCTTGAAACCGGAGCGAATCGCCGTGATGCCGTCCGTATTCTTGACAAAGGCACTGGCAGTGGCCGTATCTACTGCCACCGCATCAAACTTATTCGTCTTAAGTCCGAGAATCAGATCACTATCCTTGTCCATCGTCTTCAGTTTAGTCTTCTTAGCCTGTTCTTTAATTAAAGTAGCTTGCAAACTGCCGGTCTGCGCACCGATCGCTTGCCCAACAAAAGACCGATAGTCATGGTACTTGTCTTTGTCGGTGGTCCGAATTAACAAATCTTGACCGCTCTTGTAGTATGCCTCACTAAAGGCCACACTCTTGGCGCGCTTAGGCGTAGCCGACATACCCGAAATGACCATGTCAATCTTGCCGGTTTCTAAAGCCACGAGCAGGGAGTCAAAATCCATTGTGCGGACAATCAGCTTGACTCCAAGGTCGCGAGCAATCTTGCGGCCAATCTCAACGTCCATGCCCACAACTTTGGACTTACCATCAATATTTTGCACAAATTCGTAAGGCGGAAAGTCTGGACTGGTACCCATGACCAACTCCCCC encodes the following:
- the pepF gene encoding oligoendopeptidase F; amino-acid sequence: MSIPKRSEVPDELKWDLTRVFKADQDWEDEYHRLKQAIQQLTDLKADFTASGRNLYEGLSQILAVSRQLEQVYVYASMSSDVDTSNAHYLGYVARAQTIASQLEAATAFMNPAILSLTPAELAQFKQDEPRLENYDHLLEQIMRQRPHTLSAQEEKLIADAGEAMSSAENTYNVLTNSDMEYGYVQNDDGEMVQLSDGLYSLLVQSQQRQVRQDAFDSMYATYDQFKNSLASTLAGAVKAHNYNARVHDYDSARAAALHENNVPTVVYDTLIKEVDQHLNLLHEYVELRKQILGVEQLQMWDMYVPLTGKPALSYTFDQAKTEAKKALQPLGTDYLKHVDYLFNNRVLDVVESQGKATGAYSGGSYDTDAYELLNWEDNVDSLYTLVHETGHSVHSMYTRESQPYVYGDYPIFVAEIASTTNENILTEYFLDHITDPKTRAFILNYYLDSFKGTLFRQAQFAEFEQAIHELDAQGEPLTTDQLDNLYGDLNQRYYGSTVEPGSAIAKEWARVPHFYYNFYVYQYATGFAAATALANNVVHGTANQKAAYINFLKSGSSDYPTEIMKTAGVDMTQPAYLEEAFTTFTKRLAEFKEIVQNNFK
- a CDS encoding ABC transporter substrate-binding protein/permease, with product MKKSWKWLAGILALMMLLALLPQSSEPVQAAPAPRDNYLKKVKQKGELVMGTSPDFPPYEFVQNIDGKSKVVGMDVEIGRKIARDLGVKLIVRTMDFDSLLVALETGKIDMVISGMSATPKRAKSVAFSEAYYKSGQDLLIRTTDKDKYHDYRSFVGQAIGAQTGSLQATLIKEQAKKTKLKTMDKDSDLILGLKTNKFDAVAVDTATASAFVKNTDGITAIRSGFKVDSNGSAIAFHKGAQSLVKAANKSIAEIKQQNLINKQYLPQAGKYLADSKSKTSNSMWAYKDFFIAGVGYTLFISAIAVFFGFLLGALLALMRLSHNHLIHAVATAYIEFVRGTPLMVQLLFIYFGLGLLVNIPALLSGIIAVALNSAAYVAEVIRSGINSIAKGQTEAARSLGLSRKKTMRYVIMPQAMKNIWPALGNEFVSLIKESSIVSVIGVTDLIYQSRVVQADTYRGVMPLVITMVLYFIITFSLSTLMKHFERKMDHD
- a CDS encoding DHA2 family efflux MFS transporter permease subunit codes for the protein MTKKMNWLFGTLLGGAVLTSLLQTSLTTALPKIMTAMNLTATKAQWLTSAFSLTMGIMIPATAYIIKRYSIRKIFLTTMLLFTVGALIDALTQSFAVLLVGRVLQALGSGTILSLTQVVVLTRYPQERQGRVMGIFGLAAGAAPVISPTLTGLLVDHWGWRSIFLFTVVIALAIIMLALITVKSEKDDVKIKFDYWSFIWCSSGMSGILLSLGNLTSKNLLLIVVPLLLGVLCNFFFIRRQLRLPEPFLNIRVLKNRNTALATIISITMYAVMMGGSTLYPILIQTVMKKSAVVSGLAMLPGSVAMTLVSPLAGKLFDQYGISKLVTGGSLLMFISCLGVSFINSPQMLWLLIILYILRLIAVGCIMMTVVTWGMQKLDPDDVAHGTALLTSLRTVSGAVGAVIFTEIMSMVSHMAAQHTSANYPGMQAAFLAITFVALIQLIIALVFFRKGKMNEKQKSERIKNKNSVGSPKIAARS
- a CDS encoding amino acid ABC transporter ATP-binding protein, which translates into the protein MTKKAVIEVEHLTKTFGKNDVLKDISATVNEGQVICLVGPSGAGKSTFLRCLNMLDQPSAGHVLFEGTDLTALSEDQLDQLREKMGMVFQQFNLFPHMNIIENIKLAPLKVKNSSDDEATAKGKRLLAQVGLSDKAQEFPASLSGGQQQRVAIARALAMNPEVMLFDEPTSALDPEMVGEVLKVMQDLAHKGMTMVVVTHEMGFAKSVADEVWFMADGYIQEQASPRDFFERPQTERAQDFLAKILEA
- a CDS encoding DUF2087 domain-containing protein, translating into MNPCTNQLLERYLDSNGRVKAWPGKAKKRLLVLAYLASKFEPNTKYSEQEVNAILMPLIEDYVTRRRDLIEYHFLSRTADGSQYWLNMASTNS
- a CDS encoding ArgE/DapE family deacylase, with the translated sequence MEQERAVKILADLIRIESTNDHESLVADYLSDLFKGYPVKLERVTYAPGRDNLVVTMGEQGPLLGFSGHEDVVAAGDLASWRTPPFSPTIKDGQLFGRGTSDMKSGLAAMVVGMLDLLDSKQPLPGRLRLLASVGEETGEYGAAQLVKEGYASDLDGLVIGEPSHFNIRVTHKGVIDYYVTSKGVCVHSSTPDKGQNAIMPLMDFALSAQELMDSHKKQDPVLGSLTHVISQIHGGDQINSVPASAWLSGNVRTTPVYDNEQIYTELAELIADLNNQGAQLAIRYSFPEVPLPDQSATKLARLAQEVVRQDVGRLCELTAGNGATDASEYVQAGAFPIIILGPAAGTTDHEPNEFVAIADYLAGCTLYQKLALRFWQEYA